One window of Mesoplodon densirostris isolate mMesDen1 chromosome 15, mMesDen1 primary haplotype, whole genome shotgun sequence genomic DNA carries:
- the LOC132503150 gene encoding DPEP2 neighbor protein-like: protein MSDRIVYIYSNLCSVPWLGSAAAAAAPISPPKSGHYHVLNRGCGETQLGRHGETYCRVGGYRAYGDAPLAMPAKAEAEKPVPRCAPERKQAPEESDENLGCSRPKIRRL, encoded by the exons ATGTCTGACCGGATTGTCTATATTTACTCAAACCTGTGCTCTGTTCCCTGGCTGGGCAGTGCAGCAG cagctgcggctcccatttctcctcctAAATCTGGTCACTACCATGTCCTCaaccgagggtgtggagaaacgcagTTGGGCCGGCATGGGGAGACATACTGCCGGGTTGGTGGCTACCGGGCCTACGGGGATGCTCCTTTGGCCATGCCAGCAAAGGCGGAAGCCGAGAAGCCAGTCCCCAGATGTGCTCCCGAGAGAAAGCAAGCTCCGGAAGAGTCGGACGAAAATCTCGGTTGCTCCAGACCCAAAATCCGGCGATTGTAG